The genomic DNA CGAGACGTGATGCGCGAGGTCATCAATTCCGCGCGCGACAATACCGGTCTGCCAAGCCTTCAGTTTCGCATGGATGACGATGATGCCGTCGCGTGCAACTTTGTCGAACGACTACGACATGCCGCGGCCACACAAGAGGCGTTGATAGCAAAAAGCCGATATGTCGGGCTGGACTTCAACCGAGGGTTCATCGCCCGGATCACGCCCGAGGGGATCCGGGCCAGATCGACAACCGAAACACTGTGGACCCCGGCCTTGGGGATGGTTGTGGCACCACGGGCCTCGCGCGGGATTATGAATTTCAGCCATGCCAAGCTGAACCGCCTCATGCCTGTCGCCACCCTGCCCGACGAGGATATGTTCATTCGCGGCCACAACGAGTTCAACGATTCCCGCCAGAAGGGGGGCACTGCGCACGTCCCCCTGCCTTTGGTGGACGCCACGGGCGAGGCGCGGTTTCGCAAGATTTTCAACATTGATGCAGACCATGTCCGGCGCATCATGGGTAAAAGTTAAGGATTGCCAGAAATGCGTGTGATAGGTGTTTGTCGTTTTTCCTACCCTGCCCTTGGCGGCTTCAAGCGCATGCATGACACCATCGAGGAACGCGAGGCCTATCTCTACGCCTCCGACAGGATGGAGCTTCGTTTCGCCCATTTCGAGGCGCTGGTACTGCCGTCGATCGGTGCCCAGACGGATCGCGAATTCACCTTTCTCATCGTGATCGGTGAACGGATGCCAGAGCCGTACCTGACACGATTATACGACCTTTGCGCGACAGTTCCGCAGATCAAGATCGTGCAGCGTCCACCGCAGAAACACCGGCTTGCCATGCAGTTGGCGATCCAGCATGAGCTGGGCGCCAACGAAGAGGACACGATCCAGTTCCGGCTGGATGACGACGATGCGATGGGCGTCGACTTTGTTGCCCAATGCCGCAGTATCGCGCGGCGCAGCAGCCGCCTGCGCCGCCGCGAGCCTCGTATGGTGATTGAATTCAACTCTGGCTATTCAGCGCGTTTGTCGGCGGAGGGGATCACCGCCGAGCCGGTCATCACGCAATTCTGGGCCTGTGGGTTGGGCGTGACCTTTCCGGCGGGCGACACGCGCACGGTGATGAACTACGGCCATCACAAGCTGCACCACTCCATGCCTGCGGTCATCCATCCGCGCCCGCCAATGTACATCCGCGCCAAACACGACGACAACGACAGCGCCGCAAAGTTCAAGACTGGCCCGCTAAAGCCACTTGATGATGCCGGACGCCAGTTGTTTCGCGACCGCTTTAACGTCGAGGAAGCAGAGATCTGCCGGATTTTCGCAAACCCAGCTTTGCTTCGCGGTAAAGGGTAAAGACCCCGCTCGCCACCACGATCCCCGCGCCCAGCAGCGTCAACGACGTGGGCCAGTCACCGAAGATGAACCAGCCCAACAACAGCGCCCACAAAAGAGAGGTGTACCGGAATTGTGCGGTATAGGTGATTTCACCGATCCGCATCGCCATTATGGAAGAGACATAGCCCCCGATCGCGAATGCAGCGGCCCCCGTGATCAGCCCGATCTCGGACCCTGTCATCGGCACCCACTCCCGCCCTAGCCCCGCCATCCCGAAAACTGTCATCACCGACGCAGAGGTTACGAAAGTCACCAACATCGACGGTACGCCACGGCTCAATCTGCGGGTACTGAGATCGCGGACCGTCACGCAGCCGACCGCCGCCAGTCCGTAAAGAGCATATGTGTTAAATCCCTCCGATCCCGGCCGCACGATCAACATCACGCCACAAAACCCCACAGCAATCGCGGTTAACCGCCGCCAGCCCAAGGGTTCGCGAAACACAAGCGCCGCGACCAGAGCCAAACTGAGCGGTAAGGCCTGCATGATAGCGGTGATATTCGCCAAGGGCATGTGAAAGAGTGCTGTGAGAAAGCAATAGGTTGCGGACACTTCCGCCAGCGTTCGGATCGCCATTATGCCCCAGTCGCGACGCGGGACGCTGCCACCGAATGCCCCCATCCGCCAGGCGATCACCGCGACCGCCCCTGTCGTCAGTGCGCCGCGCAGGAACAGGACCTGAAACATCGGTACATTCCCCGCCAGCAGCTTCAGAAACGTATCGTTGATCGTGAACCCCGCGATGGAGCCCATCATCAGCAATGCGCCGGTCAAATTGTCGGATCGTTTCATCCGGGCATTAGACATGGGGGTGACGCGGGGGCAAGAGAGAAGAACAGCAATCACGCCCGCCGCAGCTGTTCACCTCATCCGGCATCGCGGATCTTTCACTTTGCTTGCCCGACCTGCTTGCCACGCCAGAGAATGAACAGCCCCGACAATACGATCAATCCTGATCCGGCCAAGATCGTGACACTCAGCTCTTCACCGAACCAGAAAACGCCCAGACCGATCCCGAACAACAGGCGCGTGTATCTGAATGGGGTGACAGCTGACACCGCCCCGGTGCGCATCGCATTCATCAGAAACGAATAGGCCGTAACGCCAGCTAGAACCGCGCCCAGCATATAGGATGCAGACAGGGCATCCATCCACACGAATGCCGTCCGGTCCCACACCGAATACAGTGCGCCCGCAACAACCACCGCCAGAAACCCGTAGAAACCGAGCACCATGGTGCTCAAGCTCGCAGGCGCTGCCCGGCTTGCCAGATCGCGACCGGCAAACCCCAACATTCCGATAATCGCAAAGATTGACAGGGCCGAGAAACTGTCCGTGCCCGGCTGAAGGATGACGACAACCCCGACAAGCCCGATCAGGATCGCAGTCCAGCGTCGCCATCCGACCTTTTCGCCAAAAACCACTGCCGCCCCCGCCACGACGACAAGCGGGGTCGCCTGAAGGATGACAGTCGCCGCCGAGAGCGGCGTCAGCGCGATAGCAAGCACGTATGACAAACGCCCGGTGATCTCGAACACCGCCCGAACCCGCATCGGCCGCGAGATGACGTCCCTTACGAAAAGCGACTCTCTGCTGAGCCCGGCCAGACCCGCAAACGCGATCATTCCACCTATTCCAAACAGGATCAGGATCTGGCCAATGGGCAATGTCACCGCCGCCGCCTTGATAAATGCGTCCTCAATGGCAAAAATCGCCATCGCAGCAACCATCCAGATACAGCCGAGCAAATCCTGTTTGCGTGCTGGAATTGTCTCAACCGTCATGGAAATCCCAATGCCGCGCCGTGGTATGACGCCGGTCAAGGGCCGGGCGTACAATCATTTTTTTGCTCCGCCAGCGATGAGCGAAAGGATGTGGTCTGTCAATGCCCCGGCATCACGATCAAAAGGCAGAAATGAACAAAGGCCCCGCGTTTCCGCAGGGCCCCTAATTTTCGCAAAACTAATGTAGCGGCGATTATTCGTCGCGGCTCTCGGGTGTTTCCACCAGCGTGTCGAACGGATCGGCACCCACCACGTCGGCCTCTGTCGGTGCAGCAAGGGCTGCAGCGGCTTCGGCCTCTTCGCGGCGCGCTTCGATCACGACGTTGTCGCGGCTCGTTGCGATCTTGCGCATGTCCTGCGTGGCACCACCGGTACCCGCCGGAATCAGGCGACCCACGATGACGTTTTCCTTGAGACCGACCAGCTTGTCGCGTTTGCCCTGAACCGATGCTTCGGTCAGAACGCGGGTTGTCTCTTGGAACGACGCCGCCGAGATAAACGACCGGGTCTGCAACGATGCCTTGGTGATCCCAAGAAGGATCGGCTCGCCTTGTGCAGGCCGCACACCCTTGTCCATCGCCTTCTGGTTGGCCGCGTCGAATTCGGCCTTGTCCACATGCTCGCCCTTCAGCAGCGTGGTTTCGCCGCTGTCCTGGATTTCCCATTTCTGGAGCATCTGACGCACGATGACTTCGATGTGCTTGTCGTTGATCTTCACACCTTGCAGGCGGTAAACGTCCTGCACTTCGTCGATCATGTAGTCTGCCAGCGCCTCGACACCCATGATGGCAAGGATGTCATGCGGCGCCGGGTTGCCGTCCATGATATAGTCACCCTTCTGCACGAAGTCGCCTTCCTGCACCGGGATGTGCTTGCCCTTCGGCACCATGTATTCGACTGTCTCCAACGCATCGTCTGCTGGCTCGATCGAAATGCGGCGCTTGTTCTTGTAGTCGCGCCCATAACGAACGTAACCGTCGATTTCCGCGATGATGGCGTGGTCCTTGGGGCGACGTGCCTCAAAGAGTTCGGCCACACGCGGCAGACCACCGGTGATGTCCTTGGTTTTCGCGCCCTCACGCGGGATACGGGCCACAACGTCACCGGCGTGGATCTTATCACCTTCTTCAATGCTGAGGATCGCATCCACGGACATCGGATAGGTCACAGGGTTGCCCGCATCGTTACGCATAGGCTCTCCATCGTCACCGACGACAAAGATCTCTGGCTTCAGCTCGTTGCCCTTGGGGGCCGCGCGCCAGTCCATCACGATTTTCTGGGTCATGCCGGTGGCATCGTCCGTTTCGTCGCGCACGGCAACACCGGTCACGAGGTCGACGAACTTCGCCGTACCGGATTTCTCCGCGATGATGGGCAACGTGTAGGGGTCCCATTCAAACAGCTTATCACCACGCGCGACGGTGCCGCCTTCTGCGACATGCAGCTTGGTGCCATAGCCCAGCTTGTGGCTGGCCAGTTCCTGACCGCTGCCGGACATGATTTTCAGCTTCATGTTCCGCCCCATCACCAGCGTCTCGCCCGCAGAGTTCTCCAGCGTTTGTGCGTTGTCGAACTCGATCGTGCCGTCTTGGCTGGCTTCGAGGAAGGACTGCTGACCACCCTGTGCAACGCCGCCGATGTGGAAGGTCCGCATCGTCAGCTGTGTACCGGGCTCACCGATGGATTGCGCGGCGATGATACCCACCGCCTCGCCGGTGTTGACCATTGTACCACGAGCGAGGTCACGCCCGTAGCACATGGCGCACACACCGTCTTCGGCCTCGCAGGTCAGCGGGCTGCGGATACGTGCCGTCGCAACAGCGGCCTCTTCCACCGCATCTGCCATCCGTTCGTCAATCAGCGTGCCCTCAGCGATGATGACCTCATCGGTGCCCGGCCGCAAGATATCCTCGGCCGCAACACGG from Roseovarius pelagicus includes the following:
- a CDS encoding putative rhamnosyl transferase, producing MDVSRMQVIGLCRFSYPALGGFQVEHDSPEARAAFLYDAARMEERFATFEALTLPPLRAQTDPNFVLLIVVGTAMPEPLLTRLLDLVEDMPQTVVIPRAPGRHRDVMREVINSARDNTGLPSLQFRMDDDDAVACNFVERLRHAAATQEALIAKSRYVGLDFNRGFIARITPEGIRARSTTETLWTPALGMVVAPRASRGIMNFSHAKLNRLMPVATLPDEDMFIRGHNEFNDSRQKGGTAHVPLPLVDATGEARFRKIFNIDADHVRRIMGKS
- a CDS encoding glycosyltransferase; its protein translation is MRVIGVCRFSYPALGGFKRMHDTIEEREAYLYASDRMELRFAHFEALVLPSIGAQTDREFTFLIVIGERMPEPYLTRLYDLCATVPQIKIVQRPPQKHRLAMQLAIQHELGANEEDTIQFRLDDDDAMGVDFVAQCRSIARRSSRLRRREPRMVIEFNSGYSARLSAEGITAEPVITQFWACGLGVTFPAGDTRTVMNYGHHKLHHSMPAVIHPRPPMYIRAKHDDNDSAAKFKTGPLKPLDDAGRQLFRDRFNVEEAEICRIFANPALLRGKG
- a CDS encoding DMT family transporter, with protein sequence MKRSDNLTGALLMMGSIAGFTINDTFLKLLAGNVPMFQVLFLRGALTTGAVAVIAWRMGAFGGSVPRRDWGIMAIRTLAEVSATYCFLTALFHMPLANITAIMQALPLSLALVAALVFREPLGWRRLTAIAVGFCGVMLIVRPGSEGFNTYALYGLAAVGCVTVRDLSTRRLSRGVPSMLVTFVTSASVMTVFGMAGLGREWVPMTGSEIGLITGAAAFAIGGYVSSIMAMRIGEITYTAQFRYTSLLWALLLGWFIFGDWPTSLTLLGAGIVVASGVFTLYREAKLGLRKSGRSLLPRR
- a CDS encoding DMT family transporter, with product MTVETIPARKQDLLGCIWMVAAMAIFAIEDAFIKAAAVTLPIGQILILFGIGGMIAFAGLAGLSRESLFVRDVISRPMRVRAVFEITGRLSYVLAIALTPLSAATVILQATPLVVVAGAAVVFGEKVGWRRWTAILIGLVGVVVILQPGTDSFSALSIFAIIGMLGFAGRDLASRAAPASLSTMVLGFYGFLAVVVAGALYSVWDRTAFVWMDALSASYMLGAVLAGVTAYSFLMNAMRTGAVSAVTPFRYTRLLFGIGLGVFWFGEELSVTILAGSGLIVLSGLFILWRGKQVGQAK